From Verrucomicrobiota bacterium, one genomic window encodes:
- a CDS encoding pantoate--beta-alanine ligase translates to MQDLRPRGSCACLAGPVRLINSPADLQHLVRGLPRPLAFVPTMGALHDGHLALITRAKEVAAGRGTTIVSIFVNPIQFAPDEDFQRYPRPFEQDWEKLVRIGCDLVFAPPADAMYRPNASVSIHETSLSRTMCGASRPGHFDGVCTVVTKLFHLVQPDFAVFGQKDFQQLAIIRRLVRDLDFPVRIISLPTVREADGLAMSSRNAYLSPEERAQAPSLHQVLEAAAARVREKTVLSPDQLIKWMRTALETAAPLAKIDYIAVADPATLEPRQDLDGPLVLALAVYLGRTRLIDNTLLE, encoded by the coding sequence ATGCAGGATTTGCGCCCCCGTGGTTCCTGCGCATGTTTGGCTGGTCCAGTGCGCCTCATCAATTCTCCCGCTGACCTTCAGCACCTTGTCCGCGGTCTGCCGCGTCCGCTTGCGTTCGTGCCCACAATGGGCGCTCTTCATGACGGTCACCTTGCCCTAATTACCCGCGCAAAAGAAGTTGCGGCCGGCCGAGGTACGACGATCGTAAGCATCTTCGTCAATCCTATCCAGTTCGCGCCTGACGAGGATTTCCAACGTTATCCCAGACCCTTCGAGCAAGACTGGGAAAAGTTAGTCCGGATCGGGTGCGACCTGGTGTTCGCGCCTCCGGCCGACGCCATGTATCGGCCGAATGCGTCCGTCTCCATCCATGAAACTTCCTTGAGCCGGACCATGTGCGGCGCATCCCGGCCGGGACATTTTGACGGGGTCTGCACCGTGGTCACCAAACTGTTCCACCTTGTCCAGCCGGATTTCGCCGTCTTCGGTCAGAAGGATTTTCAGCAGCTCGCCATCATCCGCCGCCTCGTGCGAGACCTTGATTTTCCGGTCCGGATCATCAGCCTGCCCACCGTGCGCGAGGCGGATGGTCTGGCCATGAGCTCCCGCAACGCCTACCTCTCCCCGGAAGAACGTGCCCAGGCGCCGAGCCTGCATCAGGTCCTCGAGGCTGCCGCGGCCCGGGTTCGAGAGAAAACGGTTCTCAGCCCGGATCAGCTCATTAAATGGATGCGCACGGCCTTGGAAACCGCAGCACCCCTCGCCAAAATCGATTATATCGCCGTTGCCGACCCCGCAACGCTCGAGCCCAGGCAGGACCTCGACGGCCCCCTCGTTCTGGCCCTGGCCGTTTACCTCGGCCGAACCCGCCTGATCGACAATACCCTGCTGGAGTGA
- a CDS encoding metal-sensitive transcriptional regulator — protein MDAGSRRKIQARLKRVSGQLQGIQRMIDEDRYCLDVLSQIAAVRSALDALGVELLSNHVEHCVTGGPEAHPQAKAMSTEQLTAELRTALDRFLR, from the coding sequence ATGGACGCCGGTTCCCGACGCAAAATCCAGGCCCGGCTTAAGCGGGTCAGCGGCCAGCTCCAAGGCATCCAGCGCATGATCGACGAAGACCGCTACTGCCTCGACGTGTTGAGTCAGATCGCGGCGGTGCGCTCCGCCCTGGACGCGCTGGGCGTCGAATTGCTGTCCAATCACGTTGAGCATTGCGTCACCGGCGGCCCGGAGGCGCACCCGCAAGCCAAAGCCATGTCGACCGAGCAACTCACGGCCGAACTGCGCACGGCCCTGGACCGTTTTCTGCGCTGA
- a CDS encoding permease: MNWLWMSLYHAAAMFWETAWALVFGFAVSGVLQVLVSKENMSRWFGRTNLRSMALATGLGAASSSCSYAATAAARSAFRQGAALIPALAFMFASTNLVVELGAVLWLWMGPLFVAAEVAGALFLVGWVWLLGKWLLTPKVERAAREHAENAEESNGHCCHHHVHDHVHDHGQGQGQAQGHGHDEGESHDHQHHHHPAGAAGPDWRGRLEAVAHAFVMDWSMLWKEMAIGFLIAGFLATLVPQDWWKGLFLQGGPAWLQAVENAFVGPLIAMASFVCSVGNIPLASVLWSGGISFGGVASFIYGDLIVIPLLLIYRKYYGNGPALRITVVLFLAMVLAGLSVDALFHALHLVPAGPRPASAATDATFAWNHTAWLNLLAIALGAFLLYLHRRGSQGQDASGHNRHGHGHEPSPLPEPRLPSRH; the protein is encoded by the coding sequence ATGAACTGGTTATGGATGAGTCTGTACCACGCGGCCGCAATGTTTTGGGAAACCGCGTGGGCGCTGGTGTTCGGCTTCGCCGTCTCCGGCGTCCTGCAGGTGCTGGTAAGTAAAGAAAACATGTCGCGCTGGTTTGGCCGGACTAACCTGCGCTCGATGGCCCTGGCCACCGGGCTCGGGGCCGCCAGCAGTTCGTGCTCGTACGCCGCGACGGCCGCGGCCCGCAGCGCATTCCGGCAGGGTGCGGCGCTAATTCCCGCCCTGGCGTTCATGTTTGCCTCGACTAACCTGGTAGTCGAGCTGGGCGCAGTGTTGTGGCTGTGGATGGGCCCGCTTTTCGTGGCGGCCGAGGTGGCCGGCGCGCTCTTTCTGGTCGGTTGGGTCTGGCTGCTGGGCAAGTGGCTCCTGACGCCAAAAGTGGAGCGGGCGGCACGGGAGCACGCTGAGAATGCGGAGGAGTCAAACGGGCATTGCTGCCACCACCACGTGCATGACCACGTGCATGACCACGGACAGGGACAGGGACAGGCACAGGGGCACGGGCACGATGAAGGCGAAAGCCATGACCATCAACATCATCATCACCCGGCGGGTGCGGCCGGGCCGGATTGGCGCGGCCGGCTCGAAGCTGTCGCCCACGCCTTTGTCATGGACTGGTCCATGCTGTGGAAAGAAATGGCGATCGGTTTCCTGATCGCCGGATTTCTGGCTACGCTCGTACCGCAAGATTGGTGGAAAGGCTTGTTCCTGCAGGGCGGCCCGGCGTGGCTCCAAGCGGTCGAGAATGCATTCGTGGGCCCGCTGATCGCCATGGCCAGCTTTGTGTGCTCGGTCGGCAATATTCCTCTAGCCAGCGTGCTCTGGAGCGGCGGGATCAGCTTCGGCGGCGTTGCGTCCTTCATTTACGGTGACCTGATCGTTATCCCGCTGTTGCTCATCTACCGTAAGTACTATGGCAACGGGCCGGCCCTGCGAATTACCGTGGTTCTGTTCCTGGCGATGGTCCTGGCGGGTCTTTCGGTGGATGCGCTCTTTCACGCCTTGCACCTGGTGCCGGCGGGTCCGCGTCCCGCGAGCGCTGCGACCGACGCGACGTTTGCATGGAATCATACTGCCTGGCTGAACCTGTTGGCGATCGCGCTCGGGGCATTCCTGCTGTACCTGCACCGGCGCGGCTCGCAGGGTCAGGATGCCTCTGGGCACAATCGCCATGGCCACGGTCACGAGCCATCCCCTTTGCCCGAGCCCCGGTTGCCTTCGCGGCACTGA
- the treS gene encoding maltose alpha-D-glucosyltransferase translates to MQIQAIATQTPEVTKPAAPLWYKEALIYQIHVKTFADSNNDGIGDFQGLHSKLDYLKNLGITAIWVMPFYPSPLKDDGYDISDYFSVNPSYGTVDDFKAFLDAAHATDLKVITELVLNHTSDQHAWFQKSRRAAPGDHWRDFYVWSENPDRYKEARIIFKDTEISNWTYDPVAKAYFWHRFYSHQPDLNYDNPVVRTEMLKVVDFWLEMGVDGLRLDAVPYLFEREHTSCENLVETHEYLRQLRTYIDSKYENRMLLAEANQWPDDAVAYFGRGDECNMAFHFPIMPRIYMSLHMEDRYPIVDILDQTPKIPDNCQWAMFLRNHDELTLEMVTEEERDYMYRVYARDPRARINLGIRRRLAPLLGNNRRKLELIHAILLSMPGSPILYYGDEIGMGDNIYLGDRNGVRTPMQWSADKNAGFSRANPHSLYLPVNIDPEFHYEAVNVEVQETNLSSLLWWMRRIISIRKRFPAFGHGDFQMLAPANYKVLAFTRTYESQTVLVVINLSRFSQSVELDLHQWAGWTPEDTFGHGRFPVIRDTLYPITLGPNTFFWLVLTPPATQVADKEWLVPTIGYRGQPDWWVTPAGQRYIETDLTRYIRGTRWFRSKSRQILNSALVDVVQISEQNRTQLLLIAINYSEGARDLYALPTKLVSGEEARKVQVEYPIAVMARLGSENDLLVDAIAAPSFHRELLDLVALTTSLKCRSGRLVPTASQRLRALLDESPVQTSRTLRVEQSNSSIIYDDKIYLKLFRKLDEGLNPDLEVTKQLTEKCGFEHVPPYLGDLQYVASGQEPAALVMLQKFTPNEQDGWSHTLEAVNRYFERVLGEPTLPPPPALGIWDQIPTEQLHVLEGVYLETVRLLGQRTAEMHLALASDTESPEFRPEPFTLQHQRSVFQSIRSETKHTMTMLGRALPGLDEHARQLADLVLTRSADLAGFHDYLLQQEPIEIYKIRIHGDYHLGQVLYTGKDFIMLDFEGEPARTLGERRLKRSGLIDVAGMLRSFHYAAHYGLVESRTIRPNDRGILEGYADLWSARAGQVFLGAYLDRAGDAVFVPGDRADLKALLRSYLALKAMYELRYELNNRPKWVAIPLRGLLNVLEESAGTVPPAAPVGEPVSQT, encoded by the coding sequence ATGCAGATCCAAGCAATAGCAACACAAACCCCGGAAGTCACCAAGCCGGCCGCCCCACTGTGGTACAAGGAAGCCCTCATTTACCAGATCCACGTCAAAACGTTTGCCGACAGCAACAATGATGGGATCGGAGATTTTCAGGGACTTCACAGCAAGCTCGATTACCTGAAGAATCTTGGTATCACGGCCATCTGGGTGATGCCGTTCTATCCTTCGCCGCTCAAAGATGATGGCTACGACATCTCCGACTATTTCAGCGTCAACCCGTCCTACGGTACGGTGGACGATTTCAAAGCGTTCCTGGACGCGGCGCATGCGACGGACCTGAAGGTAATCACCGAACTGGTCCTCAACCACACGAGTGATCAGCATGCCTGGTTCCAGAAATCCCGGCGGGCCGCGCCCGGTGACCATTGGCGCGATTTTTACGTCTGGTCGGAGAATCCGGACCGGTACAAAGAGGCGCGCATCATTTTCAAAGACACGGAAATTTCCAACTGGACCTACGACCCGGTCGCCAAGGCTTATTTCTGGCACCGCTTTTACTCGCACCAGCCCGACCTGAACTACGACAACCCGGTTGTCCGGACCGAGATGCTGAAGGTCGTCGATTTCTGGCTGGAAATGGGCGTCGACGGTTTGCGGCTGGACGCGGTTCCGTACCTCTTCGAGCGGGAACATACCAGCTGCGAAAACCTGGTGGAAACGCACGAGTACCTGCGCCAGCTCCGGACCTACATCGATTCGAAGTACGAAAACCGTATGCTGCTGGCGGAAGCCAACCAGTGGCCGGATGATGCCGTGGCCTATTTCGGACGCGGGGATGAGTGCAACATGGCTTTCCATTTTCCGATCATGCCGCGCATCTACATGTCGCTGCACATGGAAGACCGGTACCCGATCGTGGACATCCTGGATCAGACGCCGAAAATCCCGGACAACTGTCAGTGGGCCATGTTCCTGCGGAACCACGATGAGCTGACCCTGGAGATGGTCACTGAAGAGGAACGCGACTACATGTACCGCGTTTACGCAAGGGACCCGCGGGCCCGGATCAATCTCGGGATCCGCCGCCGGCTTGCGCCCTTGCTCGGAAACAACCGTCGCAAACTCGAACTGATCCACGCCATCCTCCTTTCGATGCCCGGAAGCCCGATCCTGTATTACGGCGACGAGATCGGGATGGGGGACAACATTTACCTCGGCGACCGTAACGGGGTGCGCACGCCGATGCAGTGGAGCGCCGACAAAAACGCCGGGTTCTCACGCGCCAACCCGCACTCCCTTTACCTGCCGGTCAACATCGACCCCGAATTCCATTACGAGGCCGTCAACGTTGAGGTTCAGGAAACCAACCTTTCCTCACTCCTCTGGTGGATGCGCCGCATCATCTCGATCCGAAAGCGGTTTCCGGCGTTCGGGCATGGCGACTTTCAGATGTTGGCGCCGGCCAACTACAAGGTGTTGGCGTTTACCCGCACCTATGAAAGCCAGACCGTCCTGGTTGTCATCAACCTGTCGCGCTTTTCCCAATCCGTGGAGCTCGACCTCCATCAATGGGCCGGGTGGACCCCTGAGGACACGTTCGGACACGGGCGTTTCCCGGTCATCCGCGACACCCTCTACCCGATCACGCTCGGGCCCAACACCTTTTTCTGGTTGGTCCTGACCCCGCCGGCAACCCAGGTCGCCGACAAGGAATGGCTGGTGCCCACCATCGGTTACCGCGGCCAGCCTGACTGGTGGGTCACGCCGGCCGGCCAAAGGTATATTGAAACCGATCTGACCCGGTACATTCGCGGGACCCGCTGGTTCCGGAGCAAGAGCCGCCAGATTCTCAACAGCGCGCTCGTCGACGTGGTGCAGATATCCGAACAGAACCGGACGCAGTTGCTTCTGATCGCCATCAATTATTCGGAAGGGGCGCGCGACCTCTACGCGTTGCCGACTAAACTGGTCTCCGGAGAAGAGGCGCGTAAGGTTCAGGTGGAATACCCGATCGCCGTCATGGCCAGACTGGGCTCCGAAAATGACCTGCTCGTCGATGCCATCGCCGCCCCGAGTTTCCACCGGGAATTGCTCGACCTGGTAGCGCTTACCACGTCCTTGAAATGCCGCTCCGGCCGGCTGGTGCCTACCGCCTCGCAGCGGCTGCGGGCGCTGCTCGACGAATCGCCCGTTCAAACTTCCCGCACCTTGAGGGTAGAACAGAGTAATAGTTCTATCATCTACGACGACAAAATCTACCTCAAGCTGTTCCGCAAATTGGACGAGGGCCTCAACCCGGACCTGGAGGTAACTAAACAACTCACCGAGAAGTGCGGGTTCGAGCACGTCCCGCCCTACCTCGGCGACTTGCAGTACGTCGCCTCGGGCCAGGAACCGGCAGCCCTGGTCATGCTTCAGAAGTTCACGCCCAACGAACAGGATGGGTGGTCCCATACGTTGGAAGCGGTGAACCGGTACTTCGAGCGGGTCCTGGGCGAACCGACTTTGCCGCCGCCGCCGGCCTTGGGAATCTGGGACCAGATTCCGACTGAACAGCTCCATGTTCTGGAAGGCGTTTACCTTGAAACGGTGCGGCTCTTGGGACAACGCACGGCCGAAATGCACCTCGCCCTCGCTTCCGATACCGAGTCGCCGGAATTCAGGCCGGAGCCGTTCACCCTTCAGCACCAGCGTTCAGTGTTTCAGTCGATTCGGAGCGAGACGAAACACACGATGACGATGCTTGGACGTGCGCTGCCCGGTTTGGACGAGCATGCCCGCCAGCTCGCGGACCTGGTGCTCACCCGCTCGGCGGACCTGGCCGGTTTTCACGACTACCTGCTGCAGCAGGAGCCGATCGAGATCTACAAAATCCGCATCCATGGGGATTACCACTTGGGCCAGGTGCTCTACACCGGCAAAGACTTCATCATGCTGGATTTCGAAGGCGAACCGGCTCGAACCCTGGGTGAGCGCCGGTTGAAACGGTCAGGCTTGATCGACGTCGCGGGAATGCTGCGTTCGTTCCATTACGCGGCGCATTATGGCCTCGTCGAGTCGCGCACGATCCGCCCCAACGACCGCGGGATTTTGGAAGGTTACGCCGACCTGTGGTCCGCCCGGGCCGGCCAGGTCTTCCTGGGCGCCTACCTCGATCGGGCGGGTGACGCGGTCTTTGTGCCCGGAGACCGTGCCGATTTGAAAGCTCTGCTGCGCAGCTATCTCGCTCTTAAGGCGATGTACGAGCTGCGTTACGAGTTGAATAACCGGCCGAAATGGGTAGCCATTCCGCTCCGGGGCCTGCTTAACGTCCTCGAAGAAAGCGCCGGGACCGTGCCCCCGGCCGCACCGGTCGGCGAACCCGTTTCGCAGACCTGA
- the nadB gene encoding L-aspartate oxidase, producing the protein MQDYDFIIIGSGIAGLTLALKVAAHGRVAILTKRRRSDSSTAWAQGGVAAVTSIEDSFELHVQDTLIAGAGLCDEKAVKTIVSHGPAAIRDLMALGVTFNERVLESGSRELDLGKEGGHSKRRILHHADATGREIEDRLLAAVDRHPAIEILENHMAIDLITTGKLGYTAEDRVVGVYALEELTGKVKTLRSNRIILATGGCGKVYLYTTNPAIATGDGVAMAWRTGAAIANMEFIQFHPTCLFHPQGKSFLISEAVRGEGGKLVDAHGREFMHNYHGKGALAPRDIVARAIDAEMKRTGAPCMYIDITHQPAGFVKKRFPTIYDTCLQVGIDITRDPIPVVPAAHYQCGGVRTDLEGATTLRGLFAVGEVACTGLHGANRLASNSLLEAVVMAGRCAGAVLHPRHAGYQQDFDLPAWESGRAQDVDELVVIYHNWDEIRRLMWDYVGIVRTTKRLQRASTRLRNLRREIQEFYWDFKPSTDLLELRNLCTVASLIVDCALARRESRGLHFTLDYPELRDDRFLRDTIIRRYG; encoded by the coding sequence ATGCAGGACTACGACTTCATCATCATCGGCAGCGGCATCGCCGGCCTGACCCTTGCCCTGAAGGTCGCTGCGCATGGACGGGTGGCCATCCTGACCAAACGCCGGCGATCCGACAGCAGCACCGCATGGGCCCAGGGGGGCGTCGCCGCCGTCACCAGCATTGAGGACTCCTTTGAGCTGCACGTCCAGGATACCCTGATCGCCGGTGCCGGGCTCTGCGACGAGAAAGCTGTAAAAACAATTGTAAGTCACGGTCCCGCAGCGATTCGCGACCTCATGGCACTCGGAGTTACGTTTAATGAGCGCGTCCTGGAAAGCGGCAGCCGTGAACTCGACCTCGGCAAAGAGGGCGGCCATTCCAAACGCCGCATCCTGCACCATGCGGATGCTACCGGGCGCGAAATCGAGGACAGGCTGCTGGCGGCGGTCGACCGCCACCCGGCCATCGAGATCCTCGAGAACCACATGGCCATCGACCTGATCACGACCGGCAAACTCGGGTACACGGCCGAAGATCGGGTGGTGGGCGTTTACGCTCTCGAAGAGTTGACCGGCAAGGTCAAAACCCTCCGCAGCAACCGGATCATACTCGCCACCGGCGGATGCGGGAAGGTGTATCTCTACACGACCAACCCCGCCATCGCCACCGGTGACGGGGTCGCGATGGCATGGCGGACCGGCGCCGCGATCGCCAACATGGAATTCATCCAGTTTCATCCTACCTGCCTTTTTCACCCTCAGGGTAAATCGTTTCTCATCAGCGAAGCGGTCCGCGGCGAGGGGGGAAAACTGGTTGACGCGCACGGCCGTGAATTCATGCACAACTACCACGGAAAGGGCGCATTAGCCCCGCGTGACATCGTCGCAAGGGCCATTGACGCCGAGATGAAACGAACGGGTGCCCCGTGCATGTACATCGACATCACCCACCAGCCTGCCGGCTTCGTCAAAAAACGGTTTCCGACGATCTACGACACCTGCTTGCAGGTTGGCATCGACATAACCCGGGACCCGATCCCGGTCGTGCCCGCGGCCCATTACCAATGCGGGGGCGTAAGGACCGATCTTGAGGGCGCGACGACCCTGCGCGGTCTTTTTGCCGTCGGTGAAGTGGCGTGCACCGGCCTCCACGGCGCGAACCGGCTGGCCAGCAATTCGCTGCTTGAAGCGGTGGTGATGGCGGGCCGTTGTGCCGGTGCGGTGCTGCACCCCCGCCACGCCGGCTATCAACAGGACTTCGACCTGCCCGCATGGGAATCGGGGCGCGCCCAGGACGTGGACGAATTGGTCGTGATCTACCACAACTGGGATGAAATCCGGCGCCTGATGTGGGATTACGTCGGCATCGTCCGTACCACCAAACGCCTGCAACGCGCCAGTACCCGGTTGCGTAACCTTCGACGCGAGATCCAGGAATTTTACTGGGACTTCAAGCCCAGCACTGACCTGCTCGAATTGAGAAACCTGTGTACGGTGGCCAGCCTGATCGTGGATTGCGCGCTGGCGCGGCGGGAGAGCCGGGGATTGCATTTCACCCTCGATTACCCCGAACTGAGGGACGACCGGTTTCTGCGTGATACCATCATCCGCCGTTACGGATAA
- a CDS encoding nitroreductase, which yields MNIEDAIFSRRTIHRFKPEVIEPGLLEEILAAGLWAQNHRLTQPWRFTVVGPETQRALAGLYAAFKPGANPEAASEKIMSKPLLVAVSVTLAGDAQQRREDYGAACCAIQIIQLMAWSRGIGMQWSTSPFTRLPETYDLLHCDREKEDLIGILFFGYPAEIPAPPGRKPLPEVLRRVP from the coding sequence GTGAACATCGAGGACGCAATTTTTTCCCGGCGCACCATCCATCGGTTCAAGCCTGAGGTGATCGAGCCCGGGTTGCTTGAAGAGATCCTCGCCGCCGGGTTGTGGGCGCAGAATCACCGTTTAACGCAACCGTGGCGATTCACCGTGGTCGGGCCGGAGACGCAGCGCGCGCTGGCCGGCCTCTACGCCGCGTTCAAACCCGGCGCGAACCCGGAGGCCGCTTCGGAAAAAATCATGTCGAAGCCGCTCCTGGTGGCCGTGTCCGTCACCCTGGCGGGGGATGCCCAACAGCGGCGCGAAGATTATGGCGCTGCCTGCTGCGCGATTCAGATCATCCAATTGATGGCCTGGAGCCGCGGGATCGGGATGCAGTGGAGCACCAGCCCCTTTACGCGGCTTCCGGAAACGTATGACCTTCTTCATTGCGATCGCGAGAAGGAAGACCTGATCGGCATCCTCTTTTTCGGTTATCCCGCCGAGATTCCCGCCCCGCCGGGCCGCAAACCCCTCCCCGAGGTATTGCGGCGCGTGCCGTGA
- the murJ gene encoding murein biosynthesis integral membrane protein MurJ → MQERQSATKAAGVVSLAVMLSRVLGLLRDLLFAALFGAGRNMDAFIIAFRAPNLLRDLFAEGALSTAFVTTFSRKIATQGDPSAWRLAGKMATLTVVFMSLISLAGVVFADPLIGVLAPGFDPAKRALTVLLAQIMYPFILLVSLAALVMGMLNAKNRFAVPALASSFFNLGSIIGGISLGYALDPHFGNRALVGLAIGTLIGGLLQLAVQLPSLKQVGFSFKPDFRWRDPGVGEVLALMAPAVISSSAVQVNVMINGMFASQLGDGPVSWLNNAFRLVQLPIGVFGVAIATVTLPMVSRSAALKDSGAFRATLARALRLAFFLTIPSTVGLIVLAHPIIRLLYERGRFLPHDTFETASVLQFYTVGLVAYSGIKVLAPAFYAINQRNTPMFVSFLSIGANLLLNWTFTFRLGFGERGLALSTGLVAVTNFVIYYLMMRAHARSLETARLFQNVVRVTTAALGMGAVCWLGNRCLISVAQGRILQLGALALVVASGVAVFLGLTFLFRIEEMHDIVALLRRRWPRRLQRA, encoded by the coding sequence ATGCAAGAGCGCCAGTCCGCGACCAAGGCGGCCGGCGTCGTGAGTTTGGCGGTGATGTTAAGCCGGGTGCTTGGGTTGTTGCGGGACCTCCTCTTCGCCGCCCTGTTCGGAGCGGGCCGCAACATGGACGCGTTCATCATCGCGTTTCGTGCGCCCAACCTCCTGCGGGACCTGTTTGCCGAGGGCGCCCTGTCGACGGCCTTTGTCACTACCTTTTCACGCAAGATTGCCACTCAAGGCGACCCCTCCGCCTGGCGTCTGGCGGGCAAAATGGCCACGCTCACCGTCGTTTTCATGAGCCTTATTTCACTCGCCGGGGTGGTTTTTGCCGACCCGTTGATCGGGGTGTTGGCGCCCGGTTTTGATCCGGCCAAGCGCGCGCTTACGGTCCTGTTGGCCCAGATCATGTACCCCTTCATCCTGCTCGTGTCGCTCGCCGCTCTGGTCATGGGCATGCTCAATGCCAAGAATCGTTTCGCCGTGCCGGCCCTGGCCTCCAGTTTCTTCAACCTCGGCTCTATCATCGGCGGGATCAGCCTCGGGTACGCGCTGGATCCCCATTTCGGGAATCGTGCCCTGGTCGGCCTGGCAATCGGCACACTCATCGGCGGCCTGCTGCAGCTCGCGGTTCAGCTGCCCTCCCTCAAGCAGGTCGGGTTCAGCTTCAAACCGGATTTCCGGTGGCGTGATCCCGGCGTCGGCGAGGTGCTTGCGCTGATGGCGCCCGCCGTCATTTCCAGCAGCGCCGTCCAGGTGAACGTCATGATCAACGGCATGTTCGCTTCCCAGCTCGGTGACGGGCCGGTGAGCTGGTTGAACAATGCGTTCCGCCTGGTCCAGTTGCCGATCGGGGTGTTCGGCGTCGCGATCGCCACCGTTACGCTGCCCATGGTTTCGCGCAGCGCCGCCCTGAAGGACAGTGGGGCGTTCCGGGCCACCCTGGCGCGGGCGTTGCGTCTGGCATTCTTTCTGACCATCCCGAGCACCGTCGGTCTCATCGTGCTTGCCCATCCGATCATCCGGCTCCTGTATGAGCGTGGCCGGTTCCTGCCCCACGATACGTTTGAGACGGCATCGGTGCTCCAGTTCTACACGGTCGGACTCGTCGCCTATTCCGGCATCAAGGTGCTGGCGCCCGCCTTCTACGCCATCAACCAGCGCAATACGCCGATGTTTGTCAGCTTTCTGTCCATTGGTGCAAACCTGCTCCTGAACTGGACTTTCACGTTTCGACTCGGGTTCGGCGAGCGCGGCCTCGCCCTTTCCACCGGGTTGGTCGCCGTCACGAATTTTGTGATCTATTACCTGATGATGCGGGCTCATGCGCGCAGCCTCGAGACGGCCCGCCTGTTCCAGAACGTCGTTCGGGTGACCACTGCCGCCCTCGGCATGGGTGCGGTTTGCTGGCTGGGCAACCGCTGCCTGATCTCGGTCGCGCAGGGTAGAATCCTGCAGCTCGGTGCGCTGGCTCTGGTCGTCGCCTCCGGGGTGGCCGTCTTCCTGGGCTTGACCTTCCTGTTTCGGATCGAGGAAATGCACGACATCGTCGCCCTGCTGCGACGCCGCTGGCCCCGCCGGTTACAACGGGCGTAG
- a CDS encoding Uma2 family endonuclease has protein sequence MATDLQPRLFAFDAVHRYTIEEYHRLVEEGLLEEDARVELLDGRIVPMSPIGPRHERVVRQLRRAFERQDRGRFETDKATPLPIPNHNEPQPDLMLYRTGAATDEHHVRPADVFLVAEVAKSTRRRDLIKKAGIYRSAGIPEYWVVDLKKDCLHVFRLEEGGYKETLLERGSASPKAFPDVTIDLDSVFHAR, from the coding sequence ATGGCCACTGATCTCCAACCCCGTCTGTTCGCTTTCGACGCGGTACACCGCTACACGATCGAGGAGTATCACCGGCTGGTGGAAGAGGGTCTCCTGGAGGAGGACGCCCGGGTCGAACTGCTGGACGGCCGGATCGTTCCCATGTCTCCAATCGGGCCCAGGCACGAACGGGTAGTAAGACAGCTGCGCCGCGCTTTCGAGCGCCAGGACCGCGGGCGTTTTGAGACCGACAAGGCTACGCCGTTGCCGATCCCGAACCACAATGAGCCCCAGCCCGACCTGATGCTTTATCGAACCGGCGCTGCCACAGATGAGCACCACGTGCGGCCGGCGGACGTATTCTTAGTGGCGGAGGTTGCCAAGAGCACCCGCCGGCGTGACCTCATCAAAAAAGCGGGAATTTACCGGAGCGCTGGAATCCCGGAGTATTGGGTCGTCGACCTCAAGAAAGATTGCCTGCACGTCTTTCGCCTGGAAGAAGGCGGCTACAAAGAAACGCTCCTCGAGCGAGGCAGCGCGTCGCCGAAGGCATTTCCGGACGTCACCATTGACCTGGATTCCGTGTTTCACGCCCGCTAA